A single Anopheles arabiensis isolate DONGOLA chromosome 2, AaraD3, whole genome shotgun sequence DNA region contains:
- the LOC120895852 gene encoding lachesin has translation MLILQTVKLILLALKLLPKRFTHRNVLFMIYLVTLVTHVMMDEPRFAQPIPNVTVAVGRDANLPCVVEHLGTYKVAWIHIDRQMILTIHRHVISRIPRYSVTYDNSNTWLLHVSQAQQDDRGYYMCQVNTNPMISQVGYLQVVVPPNILDIESTPSSVAVRENQNINMTCRADGFPTPKIIWRREDGQSITVERKKKVMVYDGEVLHLTKVSRNEMGAYLCIATNGVPPSVSKRIILDVEFSPMIWVPNQLVGAPLSTDVTIDCHTEAHPRAIIYWVYNSVMVLPSKKYIIDYNENSYRAHMKLTIKGLSMGDFGNYRCISKNSLGETEGSIRVYEIPLPSTPSKQITHVMEPKETIPAVVSRNETIKVASQPEVLFPMKNDEGYAQRSPNGIPFERKGSLAIGQSFSYTDMPPKEFGVSNDARSSFGVFSLLSLTTSVVQSTLIVLCHQHCESWLLL, from the exons ATGTTAATCCTACAGACAGTTAAGCTAATACTACTAGCCCTCAAGCTACTACCGAAGCGATTCACGCACAGGAATGTACTGTTTATGATATACTTGGTCACACTCGTCACACATG TGATGATGGATGAGCCAAGATTTGCTCAACCCATTCCGAATGTTACCGTTGCCGTGGGACGCGATGCTAACCTGCCCTGTGTAGTGGAACATTTGGGCACATATAAG GTTGCGTGGATACACATCGATCGGCAGATGATTTTGACGATACACCGGCACGTTATCTCGCGCATCCCGCGGTACAGCGTAACGTACGATAATTCCAACACATGGCTTCTTCACGTTAGCCAGGCCCAGCAGGACGATCGGGGCTATTACATGTGCCAAGTGAACACAAATCCCATGATTAGCCAAGTCGGATATCTGCAAGTAGTCG TGCCTCCAAACATTCTGGACATCGAAAGCACTCCCTCGTCAGTGGCCGTAAGAGAAAATCAAAATATCAACATGACATGTCGTGCCGATGGTTTCCCCACGCCCAAGATCATCTGGCGACGCGAAGACGGCCAAAGCATTACCGTCGAGCGGAAGAAGAAAG TGATGGTGTACGACGGTGAGGTTCTACATCTGACGAAAGTAAGCCGCAACGAAATGGGTGCTTATCTCTGCATCGCCACTAATGGTGTGCCACCGTCGGTATCTAAGCGGATTATCCTTGATGTGGAGT tttcACCGATGATCTGGGTGCCAAATCAATTGGTGGGAGCTCCACTCTCGACTGATGTTACCATTGACTGTCACACCGAAGCTCATCCGAG AGCTATCATCTACTGGGTTTACAACTCGGTCATGGTGCTTCCGAGTAAAAAGTACATCATTGACTACAATGAAAACTCCTACCG AGCGCACATGAAGCTAACGATCAAAGGCTTATCGATGGGCGATTTCGGCAATTATCGGTGCATATCCAAGAACTCACTCGGTGAAACGGAGGGCTCCATTCGCGTTTACG AAATCCCACTTCCATCAACACCATCGAAGCAAATTACTCACGTGATGGAGCCGAAAGAGA CGATCCCAGCCGTGGTATCACGTAATGAAACCATTAAGGTCGCCAGCCAACCTGAGGTCCTGTTTCCGATGAAGAACGACGAAGGCTACGCTCAACGCTCACCGAACGGGATCCCTTTCGAGCGCAAGGGATCGCTTGCCATCGGGCAAAGTTTCTCCTACACCGACATGCCACCGAAAGAGTTCGGTGTATCTAATG ATGCTCGCAGTAGCTTCGGAGTGTTCTCGCTGCTATCGCTGACGACAAGTGTGGTGCAATCGACACTGATAGTTCTGTGCCATCAGCATTGCGAGAGCTGGCTGTTACTGTAA